AATTTGTTCACAAAGCATCTTCAAAAACCGTAAGCTCGGCAGCTCATCATCCAGTAAAATGCATTTCAGCGTTTTTTCAATTCTCATACAATCGGATCTGAAGGTAAGCGTTATAGACATCATGTTCTACAAAGCGTTTTAATTCATGTCTATCTGGATAATATAGCATCAGCCGTTCCTCCAAAGTCTTACTTCCTATTCCACCTTTGGTTTTATACAAGGGTGAGCGCTTTGATATTTTATTGCTGACAGTCAATTCCAGCAGACCATTGCGAAAGGTAAGTACAATTGAAATAAAGGAGTCAGGATGGTGAAAATCCGCATGCTTAAATGCATTTTCGATGAGGTCTACAGTCATCAATGGCACCAGTGAAGGGCGTTCCAATAATGATTCGTTCAATTCATCAATATCAAATTTAACCCGCATGTCAAACAAGGGACTCAACTTAACCTTATTAACTTCAATTAAATTACGGGCAAACTCGATCTCCGCTTTTGGAGATACCATCTCCTCTTCACTTTCATATAATACGTAATCCAATACCATAGCCAACTTATCCATCGTATAGTAGGTTTGATAGGCGTGAGAAAGGATACCATTGAGCGAATTTTTCAGCAAATGTGGGTTTAATCGATTGCGATGCACATGATCCATCTGCTCGTTATCCATCCGTTTAAAAAGTTCCTGATGTCGTCGTTCTTCCACCCTGAGCTTTTTGTATTTCCGTATTAATAATACATACGAAATCAACAGGGCAACGACTGCTACAAGCAGCAATACGATAATTATATTGGAAAGTTCAGTAGTCATGATTCCGCTCAAACTTAATTAAAATTTCATTAGCAATGAAAAATGAAACAAGATCTAAATGATCTTCGCTCTATTAACTGCTGGCTTTTTTCACGCAAGTTCTGCTTAAATCCGTTAAGAAGATTCACTTATTCGAGACTGGCTTAAACCCGCCTTTCACGCGACAATACCGCTCAAAACGCAGAACAAAAAATGCTATTCATTAACTACAAAATTTGCAGGTATTGATTACAAAAATTAACAGTTTCATTACAATTTAGTCACTTT
The window above is part of the Sphingobacterium sp. ML3W genome. Proteins encoded here:
- a CDS encoding histidine kinase, with product MTTELSNIIIVLLLVAVVALLISYVLLIRKYKKLRVEERRHQELFKRMDNEQMDHVHRNRLNPHLLKNSLNGILSHAYQTYYTMDKLAMVLDYVLYESEEEMVSPKAEIEFARNLIEVNKVKLSPLFDMRVKFDIDELNESLLERPSLVPLMTVDLIENAFKHADFHHPDSFISIVLTFRNGLLELTVSNKISKRSPLYKTKGGIGSKTLEERLMLYYPDRHELKRFVEHDVYNAYLQIRLYEN